In the Candidatus Limnocylindrales bacterium genome, one interval contains:
- a CDS encoding radical SAM protein — protein MIVAHQRKHKPVKYVEKGLTYVANAAWFVFERLNRIRPNPSFIPRWSDKPLLKSYQKTRPTLGWPRTTDSLCPRCVPEIREQILNGKLPQEILRTERIGEIKAQIIERDGKILMVKDCPKHGHFEDVLSIDPAFTRHLEEVFPGRDIRAHNDEALHNHGSSTIKSGRGAVLTIDLTNRCNMMCDPCFMDANQVGFVHELTWEEIKTLLDNAISIKPRRQLSVQFSGGEPTLSPHFIEAIRYARKLGYNSVQAATNGIEFAKSPEFCKQAAEAGLRYVYLQFDGIGNAANSHRRVGNLFDVKLRAIENLHNAGVEIILVVTIVNGINNEQVGRIIQFALDNPKKIAFCAFQPVSFTGRDENITDERRMAQRYTLSHLAHDVKNQLGIGEPARDWFPISFISTFSDWSDLVHGPQADWGQVSCGCHPNCGVGMAIMVDKETKEAVPVTAFLNADRLARDIAKVNDAARGKWLSILGMALSLIRNYDPFQAPTHFKLTDLLVKFDKSFGATGRNYGKVTADRTMEDIQKRRSDRWNFLFIAGMWFQDLFNYDFRRTEQCIIPYATQEGEISFCAYNTGVGWRKIVEKMHMTATLAKWYEEHGRHEIFTGGRKVNLESTEHSLVVNPEHVAAGAQTDLDELGIAKNAREEKRKAREERLRRERENAQMAKLYRQYVLKEPVAPEVGTSSLIQIELDQ, from the coding sequence ATGATTGTTGCCCATCAACGTAAGCATAAACCGGTGAAGTATGTAGAAAAGGGATTAACCTATGTGGCCAATGCAGCCTGGTTTGTGTTTGAGAGGCTTAATCGTATCAGACCTAACCCTTCCTTCATTCCCCGGTGGTCTGACAAGCCGCTCTTAAAGTCTTATCAAAAAACCAGACCGACCCTGGGATGGCCGAGAACCACGGATTCTTTATGTCCGAGATGTGTTCCTGAAATCAGGGAGCAGATTCTCAACGGTAAACTTCCTCAAGAAATTCTGCGTACGGAAAGGATTGGGGAGATTAAGGCTCAGATTATTGAGCGAGATGGTAAGATTTTGATGGTTAAAGATTGTCCAAAGCATGGGCACTTTGAAGATGTCCTATCCATTGATCCCGCCTTCACCCGGCATCTGGAGGAGGTATTCCCCGGTCGAGATATTCGGGCCCATAATGATGAGGCACTTCATAATCATGGAAGCAGTACCATCAAGAGTGGGCGTGGGGCCGTTTTAACCATTGACCTGACCAACCGCTGCAACATGATGTGTGATCCCTGCTTCATGGATGCAAATCAGGTGGGATTTGTCCATGAATTGACCTGGGAAGAAATCAAAACGCTTCTGGACAATGCTATTTCTATTAAGCCCCGTCGTCAGTTATCGGTTCAGTTCTCGGGTGGAGAGCCGACGTTATCTCCCCACTTTATTGAAGCCATCCGTTATGCCCGCAAGTTAGGGTATAACAGTGTACAGGCCGCCACCAATGGGATTGAGTTTGCCAAGAGTCCGGAATTCTGCAAGCAAGCCGCAGAAGCCGGTTTACGGTATGTTTATCTACAATTTGATGGAATCGGCAATGCCGCCAACTCACACCGGCGGGTGGGTAATCTTTTTGATGTAAAATTGCGAGCGATTGAGAATCTGCATAATGCAGGGGTTGAGATTATCCTGGTGGTTACCATTGTGAACGGCATCAACAATGAACAGGTGGGAAGGATCATCCAATTTGCCCTGGATAACCCGAAAAAGATCGCATTTTGTGCCTTTCAACCGGTATCTTTTACCGGTCGAGATGAAAACATTACCGATGAACGGCGCATGGCCCAACGGTATACCCTGTCCCATCTGGCACACGATGTGAAAAATCAACTGGGTATTGGAGAACCTGCCCGGGATTGGTTCCCCATTTCGTTTATAAGTACCTTTTCTGATTGGTCAGATCTGGTGCATGGACCTCAAGCAGACTGGGGGCAGGTGAGTTGTGGGTGTCATCCCAACTGTGGGGTTGGAATGGCCATCATGGTAGATAAGGAAACCAAAGAGGCGGTACCGGTTACGGCTTTCTTGAACGCAGATCGTTTAGCCAGAGACATAGCCAAGGTAAATGATGCAGCCCGAGGGAAGTGGTTATCGATTTTGGGGATGGCCCTGTCCCTGATCCGGAACTACGATCCCTTCCAGGCTCCTACCCATTTCAAGCTGACGGATCTGCTGGTGAAGTTCGATAAGTCCTTCGGGGCAACGGGAAGAAATTACGGTAAGGTAACCGCCGATCGGACCATGGAAGACATTCAGAAGCGGCGGAGCGATCGTTGGAATTTCCTGTTTATAGCCGGAATGTGGTTCCAGGATTTGTTTAATTATGATTTTCGACGAACCGAGCAATGTATTATTCCCTATGCTACGCAAGAGGGAGAGATTTCGTTTTGTGCTTATAACACCGGAGTAGGCTGGCGGAAGATTGTCGAGAAAATGCATATGACAGCCACATTGGCCAAATGGTATGAGGAGCATGGGCGGCATGAAATTTTTACCGGTGGGAGAAAGGTGAATCTGGAGAGTACCGAGCACTCCCTGGTTGTAAATCCAGAACATGTGGCAGCAGGGGCCCAGACCGACCTGGATGAATTAGGTATTGCCAAGAATGCCCGGGAAGAAAAGCGAAAGGCCCGGGAAGAGAGACTGCGCCGGGAGAGGGAAAATGCACAAATGGCCAAACTGTACCGCCAATACGTTCTGAAGGAACCCGTGGCGCCAGAAGTTGGAACCTCCTCGTTAATTCAGATTGAGCTCGACCAATAA
- a CDS encoding tetratricopeptide repeat-containing protein kinase family protein, whose protein sequence is MTGITAEEFIRRKSHNRLKFVREVGRGGFGTVYQFEDTATQQPVCVKVLSNDLFNRLGKDEQRLKFYEQEIQNLEAYRFKSNIAHLYAPLYEDETFQFSQGDPYLFLAMEFVEGEDLGYEKSAIDNFRIDHTELAIHLIFQLCSALHSIHLRGQYHQDLFPDNLRVSMGPSGKKDHLVVLDLGHVRAYKRKSHSALSNIGMYHPPETIYSGFEKFTSIRNERIRYFDRSDIFSLGALFYEMLQLAQHPDDRGGPFTFFKDIAESFELFILFYETYTETSDPDLSQNWRACFEKYDKRGLIPKHEEKREKFKDLLQEVGLDTRIADSLHLLPSHRPDIETLLTIFCNYFLKQGKSLFRIGEPAGYTKCLYWLERITRHFREVEQEAKSNDFISLRDNPMLNHIQRNLKVYIEALLGIGKSYYLLKDPSWGTHFKKAWFTFNLFDHTLSISQKKDIGAKAAINYAFYLSELNRHQEAIEILCQVGRPLHPSLQPIFFNNLGSLYQQIGKTDEAEQCFKQMKMERKMTSMPLGDEI, encoded by the coding sequence ATGACCGGTATTACTGCGGAAGAATTTATCCGACGCAAATCCCATAATCGACTCAAATTCGTAAGGGAAGTGGGTCGGGGTGGCTTTGGAACCGTCTATCAATTCGAGGATACGGCCACCCAGCAACCGGTCTGCGTAAAGGTTCTAAGTAATGATCTGTTTAACCGATTAGGAAAAGATGAACAGCGCCTGAAGTTCTACGAACAGGAAATTCAAAATCTAGAGGCCTACCGGTTTAAATCCAATATCGCCCATTTATACGCACCCCTTTATGAAGATGAAACTTTTCAGTTTTCTCAAGGAGATCCTTACCTTTTCCTGGCCATGGAATTTGTAGAGGGGGAAGATTTAGGTTATGAAAAAAGTGCCATTGATAACTTCCGAATAGACCATACCGAATTGGCCATTCATCTTATATTCCAGCTCTGTTCGGCCCTCCATAGCATCCACCTTCGAGGTCAATACCATCAAGATCTGTTTCCCGATAACCTTCGGGTTAGCATGGGTCCTTCAGGGAAAAAAGATCATCTGGTGGTATTGGACCTGGGTCATGTCCGGGCTTATAAACGGAAGTCCCACAGTGCCCTCTCCAATATCGGTATGTACCATCCTCCTGAAACCATTTATAGTGGTTTCGAAAAATTCACCTCCATCCGTAATGAACGGATTCGATACTTCGACCGGAGCGATATTTTTTCCTTGGGGGCCCTTTTCTATGAAATGCTTCAACTGGCTCAGCATCCAGATGACCGCGGAGGACCCTTTACTTTTTTTAAAGATATTGCGGAGTCTTTCGAACTCTTTATTTTGTTTTATGAAACGTATACTGAAACAAGCGACCCGGATCTTTCCCAAAACTGGCGGGCTTGCTTCGAGAAGTACGATAAGCGAGGCCTCATTCCCAAGCATGAAGAAAAAAGAGAGAAGTTTAAAGATCTGCTCCAGGAGGTAGGTTTGGACACCCGCATTGCTGACAGCCTCCACCTCTTACCGTCCCATCGCCCGGATATCGAGACCCTTCTAACCATTTTCTGTAATTACTTCCTCAAACAAGGAAAAAGTCTCTTCCGAATAGGAGAACCTGCCGGCTATACCAAGTGCCTTTACTGGCTTGAACGGATCACCCGCCACTTTCGAGAAGTAGAGCAAGAGGCAAAAAGTAATGACTTTATATCTCTTCGGGATAACCCCATGCTCAACCATATTCAACGTAACCTGAAAGTTTATATAGAGGCTTTGCTGGGGATTGGAAAGAGTTATTATCTCTTAAAGGATCCCTCCTGGGGAACCCATTTCAAAAAAGCCTGGTTTACCTTTAACCTGTTTGATCATACCCTTTCGATTTCTCAGAAGAAAGATATAGGGGCTAAAGCAGCCATCAATTACGCGTTTTATTTATCTGAGTTGAACAGACACCAGGAAGCCATAGAAATCCTGTGTCAGGTGGGAAGACCTTTACATCCTTCTCTACAGCCCATTTTTTTCAATAATCTGGGCTCGCTTTATCAACAAATTGGAAAAACCGATGAAGCCGAACAGTGCTTTAAACAGATGAAAATGGAGAGAAAAATGACTTCTATGCCACTGGGAGATGAGATTTAG
- a CDS encoding protein phosphatase 2C domain-containing protein, protein MKISCFAISCPGKDTVINQDRFLCFKEISDKILLWEDGFFSLRTQEYVRYGYLFAIADGLGGHNAGEVASNQAIRLLWKRYYSGHPDPSPDILDRLREIFRQAHEEIRILSRSKFEYRGMGTTLTAAILKEETLYWAHIGDSRLYRINDSLGIQQLTEDHTLIARGIREGFLNQEDITKNHKGALYQAIAVSPQLEVQVGQQRLSPPEWILLCSDGLTDVLDEGAMEELFRGQILREENRRAFSNVQAPVLLSMSPKEACERLVKAADKMGREDDVTIVAIKIE, encoded by the coding sequence ATGAAGATTTCTTGTTTTGCCATATCCTGTCCTGGTAAGGACACGGTGATCAATCAAGATCGATTTTTGTGTTTTAAAGAGATCTCAGATAAAATTCTTTTATGGGAAGATGGCTTTTTTAGTCTTCGAACCCAGGAGTATGTCCGGTATGGATATCTTTTTGCCATTGCCGATGGGCTTGGTGGCCATAATGCCGGGGAAGTAGCCAGTAACCAGGCCATTCGGCTTCTTTGGAAGCGGTATTATTCCGGTCACCCGGATCCCTCCCCGGATATCCTGGATCGGCTCAGGGAAATCTTTCGCCAGGCCCATGAAGAGATCAGGATCCTTTCCCGTTCTAAATTTGAATACCGGGGAATGGGTACGACCCTTACCGCCGCTATCTTAAAGGAGGAAACCCTCTACTGGGCCCATATTGGAGACAGCCGCCTCTATAGAATTAATGATTCCCTGGGAATCCAACAGCTTACCGAGGACCATACGTTAATAGCCCGTGGGATCCGGGAAGGTTTTTTAAACCAGGAAGATATTACAAAAAATCATAAAGGAGCACTTTACCAGGCTATTGCCGTAAGTCCCCAACTGGAAGTTCAAGTCGGTCAGCAAAGGCTCTCTCCTCCAGAGTGGATCTTGCTCTGCTCCGATGGGCTTACCGATGTGCTGGATGAAGGGGCAATGGAAGAATTATTTAGAGGCCAGATCCTCAGGGAGGAAAATAGAAGGGCCTTTTCAAACGTACAGGCCCCTGTTTTGCTTTCTATGAGTCCAAAGGAAGCCTGTGAAAGGCTTGTAAAAGCTGCGGATAAGATGGGGCGGGAAGATGATGTGACCATTGTGGCGATTAAAATCGAATAA
- a CDS encoding PEGA domain-containing protein: MSVVTSHRLQTIDPNRLQQQRIKTMRKATFLIVLFLITWGQVAKAAKEWYDYYQDGLQAMKNQRWREAVENFEKAVAENPQPRKRVVTPGNWILTDYYPYLQLGIAYLRLGQPEIAEKYLNKALAFEVEPRVEVYRYLAEVDEIKKRSLERRYTDLKEEKNSPERGLPLPETPTPVPIKVPTPTPVPTLVPTQIPTPTILEVDLTPVQKPPPMVPPLPTPRIPETVIPTPTPLVLTGTLFIDSVPSEGTVLLNGQKRGETPLNLIVKEGVYEVEIIKRGYPGYRTRITVQPNQLNKYLYALGEYDCDYDSSADRNPARAINLETFMKSDQAAEVDYDKGDCTDWFSVTIPREGKWTFEIQLLDNLKANIEVGVYGPDNSTKLLGTGTRDFNHTEMIRFTPETFIPPGLYYLRIHARGRGDRALYKPMYELTEEVVLVETPVVAALTPTPLPTSTPLPIPTAQAVQESRPNTQWPEISITIPYALLALASVAFCLAFVAIVMTLKSKSRYPSRPRPPFEGIRKNPPAGPLEKSKSEILEEEDETLFLMKMDLRDK, translated from the coding sequence ATGTCCGTTGTGACTTCTCATAGACTCCAAACCATAGACCCAAATCGTCTACAACAGCAACGGATAAAAACAATGCGTAAAGCAACTTTCCTGATCGTCCTTTTTTTAATAACCTGGGGGCAAGTGGCAAAGGCCGCCAAGGAGTGGTATGACTATTACCAAGATGGGCTTCAGGCCATGAAAAATCAGAGATGGCGGGAGGCCGTAGAAAATTTTGAGAAAGCCGTTGCCGAAAACCCACAGCCAAGAAAGCGGGTCGTAACGCCGGGGAATTGGATTCTGACCGATTATTATCCTTACCTTCAACTGGGGATTGCTTACCTTCGTCTTGGACAGCCGGAAATAGCTGAAAAATACCTGAATAAAGCCTTAGCCTTTGAGGTAGAACCCAGGGTGGAGGTTTATCGGTATTTAGCCGAAGTAGATGAGATAAAGAAGCGCTCCCTGGAGAGACGCTATACGGACTTAAAGGAAGAAAAAAATAGCCCGGAGCGTGGATTACCTCTTCCGGAGACCCCGACACCGGTACCCATCAAGGTTCCAACTCCCACTCCGGTTCCGACTCTGGTTCCAACCCAGATTCCAACTCCTACGATTCTGGAAGTGGATTTAACCCCGGTTCAAAAACCCCCTCCTATGGTTCCACCCCTTCCCACCCCCCGGATTCCAGAGACTGTCATTCCAACTCCTACACCCCTGGTACTGACAGGAACCTTATTTATCGATAGTGTTCCTTCTGAAGGAACGGTTCTCTTAAATGGTCAAAAAAGAGGGGAAACTCCGTTAAACCTCATTGTAAAAGAGGGTGTTTACGAGGTAGAGATTATAAAACGAGGGTATCCCGGGTATCGAACCAGGATAACCGTTCAACCTAATCAATTGAATAAGTACCTCTACGCCTTGGGGGAATATGATTGCGATTATGATTCCTCGGCAGATCGAAATCCCGCCCGGGCTATTAATCTGGAAACTTTTATGAAATCAGATCAGGCCGCGGAGGTGGATTATGACAAAGGGGATTGCACGGACTGGTTTAGTGTAACAATTCCCAGGGAGGGAAAATGGACCTTTGAGATTCAACTCCTCGATAACCTGAAAGCCAATATCGAAGTGGGGGTTTATGGTCCGGATAACAGTACAAAACTTCTGGGTACAGGGACCCGAGACTTCAATCATACGGAAATGATTCGTTTTACCCCCGAGACTTTTATACCCCCCGGCCTTTACTATCTCAGGATTCATGCCAGGGGTAGGGGAGACCGGGCCCTGTATAAACCCATGTATGAACTTACGGAAGAAGTCGTTTTAGTTGAAACTCCCGTTGTAGCTGCTCTAACGCCAACCCCCCTTCCAACTTCTACGCCGCTCCCAATCCCAACGGCACAAGCCGTTCAAGAGTCCAGACCCAACACCCAATGGCCTGAGATTTCCATTACCATTCCCTATGCTCTTCTGGCTCTGGCTTCCGTCGCGTTTTGTCTGGCTTTTGTGGCGATTGTGATGACCCTCAAATCAAAATCCAGATATCCGTCCAGACCCAGACCGCCTTTTGAGGGGATCAGGAAAAATCCCCCGGCGGGACCCCTCGAAAAATCTAAATCAGAAATTCTAGAGGAAGAAGATGAAACCTTATTTTTAATGAAAATGGATCTTCGAGATAAATGA
- a CDS encoding sigma-54 dependent transcriptional regulator translates to MAEILLVDDQKSIRTTLKITLKRVGYQVEEASCGEEALRLLERKTYDLVITDLKMEKIDGIKVLQKVKEISQQTEVIVITAYGTVDSAVQAMKIGAYDYIAKPFEPEEIVLVVNKALERKTLTERVKLLEEQVRERYKFENIVGNSPKMLDILKLVTQVCQTDSTVLILGESGTGKELIAQTIHNNSPRKDKPFVIVNCSALPEGLQDSEFFGHIKGAFTGAIKNRKGLFEEAHQGTIFLDEIGEISPAIQVKLLRFLQSGEIRRIGDNKSFHVDVRLIAATNKDLQQAIQEKTFREDLFYRLNVIPIKLPALRERKDDIPLLVNHFLERYRNKMHKPIRSISQEAVDLLVRYDWPGNVRELENVIERAVALATGEIILPENLPRHIQGLEQTFPSIPSKPSSKLVSLAENEKNYILEVLQQCGGNKKKTAQILQISKSTLWRKLKEYGLQER, encoded by the coding sequence GTGGCAGAAATTTTACTGGTTGATGATCAAAAGAGCATCCGAACGACTCTGAAAATTACCTTAAAACGGGTAGGTTATCAAGTCGAAGAGGCTTCTTGCGGAGAAGAAGCCCTCCGTCTTCTGGAAAGGAAAACCTATGATCTGGTTATTACAGATTTGAAAATGGAAAAGATCGATGGGATTAAGGTTCTCCAAAAGGTCAAAGAGATATCCCAACAAACGGAAGTCATTGTGATAACCGCTTATGGTACGGTGGATTCTGCCGTGCAGGCCATGAAAATAGGGGCTTATGACTATATTGCAAAACCCTTCGAGCCCGAGGAAATCGTACTGGTTGTTAATAAGGCATTGGAACGGAAGACCTTGACCGAGCGGGTCAAACTCCTGGAAGAGCAGGTTCGAGAGCGATATAAATTTGAAAATATTGTGGGGAATTCGCCTAAAATGCTGGATATCTTGAAGCTGGTCACCCAGGTTTGTCAAACCGATAGTACCGTTTTGATCCTGGGAGAGAGTGGTACAGGTAAAGAGCTTATTGCCCAAACCATTCACAATAATAGTCCCAGGAAAGACAAGCCTTTTGTGATCGTCAATTGTAGTGCCTTACCCGAAGGGCTTCAGGATAGTGAATTTTTTGGCCACATCAAAGGGGCTTTCACCGGAGCTATTAAAAATCGAAAAGGTCTTTTCGAAGAAGCCCACCAGGGAACCATTTTTTTGGATGAAATCGGAGAAATTTCTCCGGCCATCCAGGTCAAACTACTTCGATTTCTTCAAAGCGGAGAGATCCGTCGGATTGGAGATAATAAATCTTTCCATGTAGATGTCCGGCTTATTGCGGCTACCAATAAAGATTTACAACAGGCCATTCAAGAAAAAACCTTCCGAGAAGATCTCTTCTACCGACTTAACGTCATTCCCATCAAACTTCCAGCTCTACGAGAGCGTAAAGATGATATCCCGCTCCTGGTAAATCACTTTCTAGAAAGATATCGTAATAAGATGCATAAACCGATTCGGTCTATCTCCCAAGAGGCAGTGGATCTATTGGTTAGATATGACTGGCCGGGCAATGTTCGGGAACTGGAAAATGTGATAGAACGAGCTGTGGCTCTGGCTACCGGGGAAATTATCCTACCTGAAAATCTCCCCCGGCATATTCAGGGCCTGGAACAGACCTTCCCCTCAATCCCCTCTAAGCCTTCAAGTAAGCTGGTGTCCCTTGCAGAGAATGAGAAAAACTACATCCTGGAAGTTCTTCAACAGTGTGGTGGAAACAAGAAAAAAACGGCCCAAATTTTACAAATTTCTAAGAGCACACTATGGCGGAAGTTGAAGGAGTATGGATTACAGGAACGGTGA
- a CDS encoding PAS domain S-box protein gives MKKSTKGFKDLVKAYEELSKEYLEIKKSVEKYRILAEQLEREVKEESKRLREFEAKYKTLVDSAGDAIFTVDSEGNCISMNRIAARIIGGNPTDFVGKNIYELFSKKEADLYMAHIQKVFGTGEGTIHEHTYKIPGKEFWFSTSLDPIRDETGQVIYVLGISRDITERKRIDKEKEVISNVNKIIASSLDIKDVYEAIGAELKKVFDFDRMTVSLLDEQKTGFQIYALVKYYESLESGDLQEGTFIPKAETHLGEVVDTGKPVLIQDVAESPYWGMTKLLKEGIRSSVTYPLFCRGEVIGTISFASRKVNNFSEDQFDLVKQITPQLAIAIENTRLFNRIKESEEKYRSLIESTKDFIIYIVSPDGSITYLNPVVEKILGYRPEDYYRNKNLWVSQIHPEDRDRVFDAQRKVFEGKGRSLEFRMIHQNKRDVRWLYSSATVLKNDRGEKASLVGFAMDITEQKKLQEQVRRSEWLASIGGLAAGLAHEIRNPLVAISNSAKLLKRDVDLNEEDLELMGVIVEETDRLNKIVTNFLQFARPREPVFLESDIREVMEEVLRLLKKDTRWNDRIKIHLRCEPELPKVRLDADQMHEVFWNLLINALEAMPDEGVIKIEILTVSTRDFQGLQVRISDTGIGIAPEEVANIFEPFHTSKPQGTGLGLPIAHRIVEAHKGILEVESEIGKGTTFIVTLPL, from the coding sequence ATGAAAAAGTCCACCAAAGGATTTAAGGACCTGGTTAAAGCCTATGAAGAGCTTAGCAAGGAGTATCTGGAAATCAAGAAGTCCGTGGAGAAGTATCGGATTTTGGCTGAGCAACTGGAACGCGAGGTTAAGGAGGAGAGCAAACGACTCAGGGAATTTGAAGCCAAGTATAAAACCCTGGTAGACAGTGCGGGAGATGCCATCTTTACCGTAGACTCGGAAGGAAATTGTATATCCATGAACCGTATAGCAGCCCGTATTATTGGCGGGAATCCCACCGATTTTGTAGGAAAAAATATCTATGAACTCTTCTCCAAAAAAGAAGCTGATTTATACATGGCCCATATTCAAAAAGTTTTTGGAACCGGAGAAGGCACTATTCACGAGCACACCTATAAGATTCCGGGTAAAGAATTCTGGTTTAGTACCAGCTTGGATCCAATCCGGGACGAGACGGGTCAGGTTATTTATGTTTTGGGGATTTCCCGGGATATTACAGAACGCAAGCGAATTGATAAGGAAAAAGAGGTTATCAGCAATGTAAATAAAATCATCGCCTCAAGTCTGGATATTAAAGACGTTTATGAAGCCATCGGGGCCGAGTTAAAAAAAGTTTTCGATTTCGATCGGATGACCGTGAGTCTTTTAGACGAACAAAAAACGGGCTTTCAGATTTATGCCCTGGTCAAGTATTATGAAAGTTTAGAATCCGGTGACTTGCAAGAGGGTACTTTCATTCCTAAAGCCGAGACCCATCTGGGGGAAGTGGTCGATACCGGTAAACCTGTTTTGATCCAGGATGTGGCGGAGAGCCCCTATTGGGGGATGACCAAGTTGTTGAAAGAAGGGATTCGCTCCAGTGTCACGTATCCCCTCTTTTGTCGAGGAGAGGTCATCGGTACCATCAGTTTTGCCAGCCGAAAGGTAAATAACTTCTCAGAAGATCAATTTGACCTGGTTAAACAGATAACCCCCCAACTGGCCATTGCTATTGAAAATACACGCCTGTTCAATAGAATTAAAGAATCCGAGGAGAAGTATCGATCCCTCATCGAGAGTACGAAGGATTTTATTATCTATATTGTTTCTCCCGATGGAAGCATTACCTATCTCAACCCTGTCGTGGAGAAGATATTGGGATATCGACCGGAAGATTACTACCGGAACAAGAATTTATGGGTTAGCCAGATTCACCCAGAGGATCGGGATCGCGTTTTTGATGCCCAGAGAAAGGTCTTTGAAGGAAAGGGGAGAAGCCTTGAATTTCGAATGATTCACCAAAACAAACGAGATGTCCGATGGTTATACTCTTCGGCCACCGTTCTTAAGAATGACCGGGGTGAGAAAGCTTCCCTGGTAGGATTTGCCATGGATATCACCGAGCAGAAAAAATTACAGGAACAGGTTCGAAGATCGGAATGGCTTGCGTCCATCGGAGGACTGGCCGCCGGTCTCGCCCATGAGATCCGAAATCCTCTGGTCGCCATCTCCAATTCGGCCAAGCTTCTTAAACGCGATGTAGATTTAAACGAAGAAGATCTGGAATTAATGGGAGTGATCGTGGAGGAAACCGACCGTCTCAACAAGATTGTTACCAATTTCTTACAGTTTGCCCGTCCTCGAGAACCTGTATTTTTGGAAAGTGATATTCGGGAGGTTATGGAAGAGGTTCTTCGACTCCTCAAAAAGGATACCCGATGGAATGATCGTATAAAAATCCACCTGCGGTGTGAGCCTGAGTTACCCAAAGTTCGTTTAGATGCCGATCAGATGCATGAAGTTTTCTGGAATCTGCTGATTAATGCACTGGAAGCAATGCCGGATGAGGGAGTTATCAAAATCGAAATACTGACCGTTTCCACGCGAGATTTCCAGGGGCTTCAGGTGAGAATCTCTGATACCGGTATCGGGATTGCTCCAGAGGAAGTTGCCAATATTTTTGAACCTTTTCACACCAGTAAACCCCAAGGTACCGGTCTCGGTTTACCCATCGCCCATCGGATTGTAGAAGCCCATAAAGGAATACTGGAGGTAGAGAGTGAAATAGGGAAAGGGACGACCTTTATCGTAACCCTTCCTTTATAA